One Weissella coleopterorum DNA segment encodes these proteins:
- the gmk gene encoding guanylate kinase, translating into MKRGVLIVLSGPSGVGKGTVRKALFEELDIDFTYSISMTTRRPRNGEVDGEDYFFVSHAEFEENIAAGNMLEHAEYVGNYYGTPKSFIDKTLGQGHDVFLEIDVQGALQVKEKMPEGAYIFLTPPDLQALKERLVGRGTDDPEVIDRRVAAASSEIRMMANYDYAVVNDEVQLAVQRIKDIVKVERLRVNRILPEYIAMIEELGK; encoded by the coding sequence ATGAAGCGTGGGGTTTTAATTGTATTATCAGGACCATCGGGAGTAGGAAAAGGAACTGTTCGTAAAGCTTTATTTGAAGAATTAGATATTGATTTTACATATTCAATTTCAATGACTACTCGCCGTCCACGCAATGGTGAGGTAGATGGTGAAGATTATTTTTTCGTCAGTCACGCTGAATTTGAAGAAAATATTGCTGCTGGTAATATGTTAGAACATGCCGAGTATGTTGGTAATTATTATGGAACCCCTAAAAGTTTTATTGATAAAACGCTGGGCCAAGGGCATGATGTTTTCTTAGAAATTGATGTTCAAGGTGCACTACAAGTCAAAGAAAAGATGCCTGAAGGGGCATATATCTTTTTGACCCCACCAGACCTACAAGCCTTAAAGGAGAGATTAGTAGGGCGTGGAACGGATGATCCAGAAGTGATCGATCGTCGAGTGGCTGCTGCATCATCTGAAATTCGAATGATGGCTAACTATGATTACGCCGTCGTGAATGATGAAGTTCAATTAGCCGTTCAGCGAATTAAAGACATTGTCAAAGTGGAACGTTTGCGAGTTAATCGCATTTTACCAGAATATATCGCCATGATTGAGGAGTTAGGAAAATGA
- a CDS encoding DUF4422 domain-containing protein: MPVLVATHKDYVMPSDHFYQPIYVGSALHKQRMADFWSDATGINISSKNPFYNELTALYWAKYNLKDQPIIGLAHYRRFLGRRSGHKYKYLLSEQEIRQALQKVDVLVPKARNYWIETQEQHYLNAHVPQPWQVFGRVIETKFPEYYLAFEQVCHSKKAHLFNMSIMKQAEFQAYTDFLFDVLAAVEQEIDFNALKGQDQRALGFLGERILDIWLLKTHTTYQEFPIVSLERVNWFDKGWHFLLRHFGIKGRVKTHF; the protein is encoded by the coding sequence ATGCCAGTTTTGGTAGCGACACATAAAGATTATGTGATGCCCAGTGATCATTTTTATCAGCCAATTTACGTAGGATCGGCTTTACATAAACAGCGGATGGCTGATTTTTGGAGTGATGCCACTGGCATTAATATTTCATCAAAAAACCCTTTTTATAATGAATTGACGGCTCTTTATTGGGCAAAGTACAATTTAAAGGATCAACCAATTATTGGATTGGCCCATTATCGTCGCTTTCTTGGGCGTCGATCGGGACATAAATATAAGTATTTGTTAAGTGAACAAGAGATTAGGCAAGCCTTACAGAAGGTAGATGTCTTGGTACCAAAGGCTCGTAATTATTGGATTGAAACACAGGAACAACATTATCTAAATGCCCATGTTCCTCAACCTTGGCAAGTTTTTGGTCGGGTGATTGAAACCAAATTTCCAGAATATTACCTTGCCTTTGAGCAAGTCTGTCATTCTAAAAAGGCCCATTTGTTTAACATGAGCATTATGAAACAAGCTGAATTTCAAGCTTATACCGATTTTTTATTTGATGTTTTAGCAGCTGTGGAGCAGGAAATCGATTTTAATGCTCTAAAAGGACAAGATCAGCGGGCATTGGGCTTTTTAGGGGAACGAATTCTCGATATTTGGCTATTAAAAACTCATACAACCTATCAAGAATTTCCGATTGTATCATTAGAAAGAGTGAACTGGTTTGATAAAGGATGGCACTTTTTATTACGTCATTTTGGGATAAAAGGCCGGGTTAAAACACATTTTTAA
- a CDS encoding RluA family pseudouridine synthase, with product MATFSWIKLDAGSIKIKTFLAERGVSHRMFSIIKRGGGRILLDGRPVKTMDEIKINQKITVIMPPEISNDLLPFSKQPIEVLFEDDNFLVVNKAAGVTSVPGKADRENTMVNRVKGHLQQEGADDLVPHVITRLDRFTSGVALLAKHRFAHGLLDKDLKTHAVDKCYLALVDGDLAQDYGMIDSPIGRMDGDFIRREVRTDGKSSQTEYWVLKRFGDQTLVRVQLHTGRTHQIRVHFKSIGHPLVGDEIYDGPLDRGANRQMLHAYWIKWFDPFAQFDRHFVAPLPADMKKVMDGFIPDLEGLK from the coding sequence ATGGCAACTTTTAGCTGGATCAAATTAGATGCAGGTAGTATAAAAATTAAAACATTTTTGGCAGAGCGGGGAGTCTCACATCGAATGTTTAGTATTATCAAACGCGGTGGTGGACGCATTTTATTAGATGGTCGACCTGTCAAAACAATGGATGAGATCAAAATAAATCAAAAGATTACAGTGATTATGCCGCCAGAAATAAGTAATGATTTATTACCATTTTCAAAGCAACCGATTGAGGTCTTATTTGAAGACGATAACTTTTTGGTAGTAAATAAAGCAGCGGGTGTTACATCTGTACCAGGAAAAGCTGACCGCGAAAATACTATGGTTAATCGTGTGAAAGGACATTTGCAACAAGAAGGGGCAGACGATTTGGTACCACATGTTATAACACGCCTTGATCGATTTACTTCAGGCGTTGCATTATTAGCGAAGCATCGGTTTGCGCATGGTTTGTTGGATAAAGACTTGAAAACGCATGCGGTTGATAAATGCTATTTAGCGTTGGTTGATGGTGACTTAGCGCAAGACTATGGAATGATTGATTCCCCAATTGGCCGCATGGATGGTGACTTTATTCGGCGTGAAGTCCGGACGGATGGGAAATCTTCTCAAACTGAATATTGGGTATTAAAGCGATTTGGTGATCAGACGCTTGTGCGGGTACAACTGCATACGGGGCGTACGCATCAAATTCGTGTCCACTTTAAATCAATTGGTCATCCCTTGGTGGGTGACGAAATTTATGATGGGCCTTTGGACCGGGGAGCGAATCGGCAAATGTTGCATGCGTATTGGATTAAATGGTTTGACCCCTTTGCTCAATTTGACCGGCATTTTGTGGCGCCTCTTCCAGCAGATATGAAAAAAGTCATGGATGGATTTATACCAGATTTAGAGGGATTAAAATAA
- a CDS encoding TlyA family RNA methyltransferase — protein sequence MAGILKERVDVLAVQQGLFASREQAKRAIMAGEILGINEQRMDKAGEKIPVTTELHLKGAPMPYVSRGGFKLEKMRDVFHLDFKNKLVLDIGSSTGGFTDVSLQSGAKQVYALDVGTNQLAWKLRSDERVIVMENTNFRYSELADFTMGKPQMATIDVSFISLNLILAPLAKILVSGGSVAALIKPQFEAGRAAVGKHGIVKDEKIHLAVLNQVSEYAKAAGFSIVNLDFSPIKGGSGNIEFIAHLKLDGGDETMDETERKAVVTAAHEQLNAHRE from the coding sequence ATGGCAGGAATATTAAAAGAGCGAGTTGATGTATTAGCAGTACAGCAAGGTTTATTTGCTTCACGCGAGCAAGCCAAAAGAGCGATCATGGCGGGTGAAATTTTGGGAATCAATGAACAGAGAATGGATAAAGCCGGTGAAAAAATTCCTGTAACGACTGAACTACATCTTAAAGGAGCCCCAATGCCCTATGTCTCGCGTGGTGGGTTTAAATTGGAAAAAATGCGGGATGTTTTTCATTTAGATTTTAAAAATAAGCTTGTTTTAGATATTGGTTCCTCAACGGGTGGATTTACGGACGTTTCACTCCAAAGTGGTGCAAAGCAGGTATATGCTTTAGATGTTGGAACTAATCAGTTAGCTTGGAAGCTACGTTCTGATGAACGGGTGATTGTGATGGAAAATACTAATTTTCGTTATAGCGAATTAGCTGATTTCACGATGGGAAAGCCACAAATGGCAACGATTGATGTTTCCTTCATTTCACTAAATTTAATTTTAGCACCTTTGGCTAAAATTTTAGTTTCGGGTGGTTCTGTTGCAGCCTTAATTAAACCACAATTTGAAGCAGGTCGAGCAGCAGTAGGTAAGCATGGAATCGTCAAAGATGAAAAGATACATTTGGCTGTTTTAAATCAAGTTAGTGAATACGCAAAAGCCGCTGGATTTAGTATTGTTAATCTTGATTTTTCGCCAATTAAAGGTGGATCAGGTAACATTGAGTTTATTGCACATTTGAAGCTGGATGGTGGGGATGAAACGATGGACGAAACGGAACGGAAAGCTGTTGTTACGGCAGCGCATGAACAGTTGAATGCACACCGGGAGTAG
- the rpoZ gene encoding DNA-directed RNA polymerase subunit omega, with translation MILYPSVDKLLEKVNSRYKLIALGAKRAHELEQGSLPTLSHFDSVKPVGQALEEIEAGNIIVDPDEKHFD, from the coding sequence ATGATTTTATATCCATCTGTAGATAAGTTACTAGAAAAAGTTAATTCACGTTATAAATTAATTGCTTTGGGTGCAAAACGTGCCCATGAGTTAGAGCAGGGAAGTCTGCCAACACTTTCACACTTTGATTCGGTTAAGCCAGTCGGTCAAGCTTTGGAAGAAATCGAAGCTGGAAATATTATTGTTGATCCAGACGAAAAGCATTTTGATTAA
- a CDS encoding GTP pyrophosphokinase, with protein sequence MIENWEKFLRPYEQAVAELKVKFRALRDDYIQKGAETPIEFVTGRVKSVGAIQEKLVRRHVDEERLEQDMQDLAGIRIMTQFTNDIYTVVDLIRARNDMVVLEERDYVTNSKPSGYRSYHIVVEYPLETVTGERKILAEIQIRTMQMNVWATIEHAINYKYEGEYPDDMEDKLREVAELTFQVDALFQEMHQEISESQHALRNHTKRDTLGDENFNLSE encoded by the coding sequence ATGATTGAAAATTGGGAAAAATTTTTACGACCCTATGAGCAAGCGGTCGCGGAGTTAAAAGTTAAGTTTAGAGCTTTACGAGATGATTATATTCAAAAAGGAGCTGAGACGCCCATTGAATTTGTGACTGGCCGAGTTAAAAGTGTGGGGGCCATTCAAGAAAAACTGGTACGACGACATGTTGACGAAGAACGTTTAGAGCAGGATATGCAAGATCTAGCTGGAATTCGAATCATGACCCAATTTACAAATGATATTTATACAGTTGTTGATCTAATTCGTGCACGTAATGATATGGTGGTTCTAGAAGAGCGTGATTATGTAACTAATTCCAAACCATCAGGTTACCGTTCTTACCATATCGTAGTTGAGTATCCACTTGAGACGGTGACCGGCGAACGCAAAATCTTGGCAGAAATACAAATTCGTACCATGCAAATGAACGTTTGGGCCACGATCGAACATGCGATTAATTATAAGTATGAGGGAGAATACCCCGATGACATGGAGGATAAGTTACGTGAAGTTGCGGAATTAACATTCCAGGTCGATGCATTATTTCAAGAAATGCATCAAGAAATTAGTGAGTCGCAACATGCACTCCGAAATCATACGAAAAGAGATACATTAGGCGATGAGAATTTCAATCTATCAGAATAA
- the recN gene encoding DNA repair protein RecN yields MLQELSIKDFAIIPTLDLSFENGMTVLTGETGAGKSIIIDAVGLLVGGRSSVDYIRDGTKKATLQGLFSVDVKAAVLPALEEYGVELDDNQVLISREIHQNGRNVIRINGVMINGTGLKKIGRHLVDIHGQNEHQELMKVERHEFLLDQFAQNDVVPILVQYQQAYDDYQKYFKLYQQRKADEQAFAQRLDMLTFQVNELQEADLKVNEEALLNQEYQELSNFQDVLEALSTAYEALAGDWEGNGLEVISRSVTALEGIEELSSRYQSLTEMVRGAYFELQEAASDALSVRDGLEFDAERLNEVTERLNLINTLENKYGTDIPEVLSYQAKIEGELAEMTVNGSTLSDLKQQMLAAKKAAQKLADQLTQLRKVAAIELTKAIHQQLADLFMEKAVFSVNITPTKNLQTMGQDQIEFYIQTNPGESAKPLAKIASGGELSRMMLAMKTIFAHDQGVTSIVFDEVDTGVSGRVAQAIANKIAKIASYSQVLTITHLPQVAAVADQHLYIEKKIIKQRTVTSVQQLDQQGRIDELARMLSGDQLTDAARANARDLLNKS; encoded by the coding sequence ATGTTACAGGAACTTTCAATTAAAGATTTTGCAATAATCCCAACTCTTGATTTAAGTTTTGAAAATGGAATGACGGTCCTCACTGGGGAAACGGGAGCAGGGAAGTCGATTATTATTGACGCTGTTGGTTTATTAGTTGGTGGGCGTAGTTCAGTGGATTATATTCGTGATGGTACAAAGAAGGCAACGCTGCAAGGTTTATTCTCAGTAGATGTGAAGGCTGCGGTTTTACCAGCTTTAGAAGAATATGGAGTTGAGCTTGATGATAATCAGGTTTTAATTAGTCGTGAAATTCATCAGAATGGGCGAAATGTCATTCGGATTAATGGTGTAATGATTAATGGAACGGGTTTAAAAAAGATCGGCCGACATTTAGTCGATATTCATGGTCAAAATGAACATCAAGAGTTGATGAAAGTCGAGCGACATGAATTTTTATTAGATCAATTTGCACAAAACGATGTTGTACCAATCCTAGTGCAATATCAGCAAGCTTATGATGATTATCAAAAATACTTTAAATTATATCAACAACGTAAAGCGGATGAACAGGCTTTTGCGCAACGCCTGGATATGCTTACTTTTCAAGTCAATGAATTACAAGAAGCAGATTTAAAAGTTAACGAGGAAGCATTGCTAAATCAGGAGTATCAAGAACTATCCAATTTTCAAGATGTTTTGGAGGCTTTGTCGACGGCCTATGAGGCTTTAGCTGGCGATTGGGAAGGTAATGGGTTAGAAGTTATAAGTCGTTCAGTTACAGCTCTGGAAGGTATTGAAGAACTTAGCTCACGGTATCAGTCATTGACGGAAATGGTTCGTGGAGCATATTTTGAACTACAAGAAGCAGCTTCAGACGCGCTTTCAGTTCGGGATGGGTTGGAGTTCGATGCGGAGCGACTCAATGAGGTGACCGAGCGTTTAAATTTAATTAATACGTTGGAAAACAAGTATGGGACAGATATTCCAGAAGTTTTGTCCTACCAAGCTAAAATTGAAGGTGAATTAGCTGAAATGACGGTTAATGGGTCAACGTTGAGCGATTTAAAGCAGCAGATGTTGGCCGCTAAAAAAGCAGCACAAAAATTAGCAGACCAGCTCACACAGTTACGCAAAGTAGCAGCAATTGAATTAACCAAAGCGATCCATCAACAGCTAGCAGACTTATTTATGGAAAAAGCAGTCTTTTCGGTAAATATAACGCCAACGAAAAACTTGCAGACAATGGGGCAAGATCAAATTGAATTTTATATTCAAACAAATCCGGGTGAATCAGCCAAGCCACTTGCTAAGATCGCTTCAGGGGGAGAATTAAGTCGCATGATGTTAGCAATGAAAACCATTTTTGCTCATGATCAAGGGGTTACTTCCATTGTGTTTGATGAGGTTGATACAGGAGTATCCGGTCGGGTGGCTCAAGCGATTGCAAATAAAATTGCTAAAATCGCGAGCTATTCACAAGTTTTAACGATAACGCATTTACCGCAAGTTGCAGCAGTTGCGGACCAGCATCTCTATATTGAGAAAAAGATTATTAAGCAGCGAACCGTAACTTCCGTGCAACAATTGGATCAACAGGGGCGGATTGATGAATTGGCACGTATGTTGTCCGGTGATCAATTAACTGATGCAGCGCGGGCTAATGCCAGAGACTTACTAAACAAAAGTTAA
- the glf gene encoding UDP-galactopyranose mutase → MTLNDKKYDYLIVGAGPYGSIFAYEAAKRGKRSLIIEKRSHIGGNMYTHSEHGITVHDFGAHIFHTDNKEVWDYIRKFAEFNGFQNQVVANYNGSLYNLPFNMNTFYEMWGTKTPAEAKAKIDEQKATAVAAMDGKAPRNLEEQAISLIGTEIYEKLIKGYTEKQWGRKATDLPAFIIKRLPVRFIYDNNYFNHRYQGIPVGGYTQIFDRLIMDNDLIDVQVNADFFAHRDEYMAEFPRIVYTGMIDQFFDYKYGELEYRSLRFESETIDSDNYQGNAVINYTDAETPYTRVMEWRHFDGLADEGKTVITREYPQAWDRSKEAYYPVNDEKNTNMYKQYAKEARANEDKILFGGRLGQYRYFDMDQVINAAFNDLRHEFDLDSGFNFAHDETK, encoded by the coding sequence ATGACTTTGAACGATAAAAAGTATGATTATTTAATTGTTGGAGCAGGACCTTATGGTTCGATTTTTGCCTACGAGGCAGCTAAACGTGGTAAGCGTTCGTTAATCATTGAAAAGCGTTCTCATATTGGTGGGAATATGTATACGCACAGTGAACACGGAATTACGGTGCATGATTTTGGGGCGCATATTTTTCATACTGATAATAAAGAAGTCTGGGATTATATTCGGAAGTTTGCAGAATTTAATGGATTTCAAAATCAAGTTGTGGCCAATTACAATGGCTCACTTTACAATTTGCCCTTTAACATGAATACATTCTATGAGATGTGGGGAACTAAGACTCCTGCAGAAGCGAAAGCTAAGATTGATGAACAAAAAGCGACAGCAGTTGCAGCAATGGATGGAAAAGCTCCTCGTAATCTTGAAGAACAAGCCATTTCATTGATCGGGACTGAAATCTATGAAAAGTTAATTAAAGGTTATACTGAAAAGCAATGGGGACGTAAAGCCACGGACTTACCAGCTTTCATCATTAAGCGTTTGCCAGTCCGATTTATTTACGATAATAATTATTTCAATCACCGCTATCAAGGAATCCCGGTTGGGGGTTACACGCAAATCTTTGATCGTTTGATTATGGACAATGATTTAATTGATGTACAAGTCAATGCTGACTTCTTTGCACATCGGGATGAATATATGGCTGAGTTCCCCCGGATCGTTTATACGGGAATGATTGATCAATTCTTTGATTATAAGTATGGTGAGTTGGAATATCGCTCATTGCGTTTTGAGAGCGAGACAATTGACAGTGATAACTATCAAGGAAATGCAGTAATTAATTACACGGACGCTGAAACACCATATACACGAGTAATGGAATGGCGTCATTTTGATGGGTTAGCTGATGAGGGGAAGACGGTCATTACGCGTGAATATCCACAGGCGTGGGATCGTAGTAAAGAAGCTTACTACCCAGTTAACGATGAAAAAAATACTAATATGTATAAACAATATGCAAAAGAAGCACGAGCCAATGAAGATAAAATTCTCTTTGGTGGTCGCCTAGGTCAATACCGTTATTTTGATATGGATCAAGTGATTAACGCCGCGTTCAATGACTTACGTCACGAATTTGATTTAGATAGTGGTTTTAACTTCGCACATGATGAAACTAAATAA
- a CDS encoding arginine repressor, with product MASNKRERQTEIKKIITQQKVQKQDELVQILNERGWNVTQATVSRDIASMQLVKVPLAQGGFAYDIMHGSDYLVQVRAILNEDQTKIKDQANMVIIQVRPGTGPVLKIALETMDLPEVFGVLGDDSSVLVIVKEGCLGKQLVNQLLQLS from the coding sequence ATGGCTAGTAATAAAAGAGAGCGCCAAACTGAAATCAAAAAAATAATCACACAACAAAAAGTACAAAAGCAAGATGAACTAGTACAGATTCTCAATGAGCGGGGGTGGAATGTTACCCAAGCCACGGTTTCTCGCGATATTGCTAGTATGCAGTTAGTTAAAGTTCCATTAGCACAGGGCGGGTTTGCCTATGACATTATGCATGGGTCTGATTACCTGGTTCAAGTCCGGGCAATTTTAAATGAGGATCAAACAAAAATTAAGGATCAAGCTAATATGGTTATCATTCAAGTCCGTCCAGGAACGGGTCCAGTGCTAAAAATTGCGTTAGAGACAATGGATTTACCTGAAGTTTTTGGCGTATTAGGTGATGATTCTAGTGTTTTAGTAATCGTTAAAGAAGGTTGTTTGGGAAAGCAACTAGTCAATCAACTATTACAATTATCGTAA
- a CDS encoding glycosyltransferase family 2 protein, with translation MTTSAVVVTFNRLPMLKEVITALQNSTTKVDHIIVVDNNSKADTVAYLTNLGSQIEYVRLGENLGGAGGFNRGVRYFMEKTNDDFVWLMDDDTVPLPDTLTNLLTFAQKQGQFGFLASDVRWTDGHRAKMNNPAPVNRLHKIPEGSTTPEPLMNATFVSLLMQREIIAQIGLPITEFFIWGDDIEYTERAGRLAEGYFVPQAKVIHKMKNNVGSDVLTDSSDRLPRYFYSYRNKMYYGAKRPFIGHFKSNIRIIIDLLKALFKPGVNHRKERLQVIWSGVRAGHKFHPKIEFAEPKE, from the coding sequence ATGACAACGAGTGCAGTAGTTGTGACCTTTAATCGGTTACCTATGTTAAAAGAAGTCATTACAGCATTACAAAATTCCACAACGAAGGTGGATCATATTATTGTCGTTGACAATAATTCAAAAGCCGATACAGTGGCGTATTTAACCAATTTGGGTTCACAAATTGAATATGTTCGCTTAGGTGAAAACTTGGGCGGAGCAGGAGGCTTTAACCGAGGCGTTCGTTATTTCATGGAAAAAACAAATGATGATTTTGTCTGGCTAATGGATGACGATACAGTACCATTACCAGATACGCTGACTAATTTATTGACTTTTGCACAAAAGCAGGGCCAATTTGGCTTCTTAGCTTCAGATGTACGTTGGACAGACGGTCACCGTGCGAAGATGAATAATCCCGCCCCAGTCAATCGTCTCCATAAAATTCCAGAGGGTAGTACAACCCCTGAACCTTTGATGAATGCTACTTTTGTGAGTTTATTAATGCAAAGAGAGATCATTGCGCAAATTGGATTACCAATTACGGAATTCTTTATTTGGGGCGATGATATTGAATATACGGAACGTGCCGGTCGCTTGGCTGAGGGATATTTTGTTCCCCAAGCAAAAGTAATTCATAAAATGAAAAATAATGTGGGATCTGACGTGTTGACTGATTCTAGTGACCGATTACCAAGGTATTTTTATTCATATCGAAACAAGATGTATTATGGGGCTAAACGTCCATTTATCGGGCATTTTAAATCAAATATTCGAATCATCATTGATTTATTAAAGGCCTTATTTAAACCTGGTGTTAATCATCGTAAGGAACGGTTGCAGGTGATTTGGAGTGGTGTTCGGGCTGGGCATAAATTCCATCCCAAAATTGAGTTTGCTGAACCTAAAGAATAA
- a CDS encoding NAD kinase → MRISIYQNKSARSQKVSDNLKILLSEHAERFIFDDVNPEVVISIGGDGTLLSAFQQYLDQIDQLRFVGVHTGHLGFYADWQEFELAELVESLLAAQPQTIQYPLLESLVKYRNGTQKRILSMNEAALKQISGTLAADVLIDGELFERFRGDGLTAATPTGSTAYNKAIGGAVMNPSLASIQLSEIASINNRVFRTLGSPLVVGPEEVIRIVPFNVDNEIILSHDHLNETTDQIEWIEFRVAKEQVSFASYRHTPFWRRVRNSFIGDEVVD, encoded by the coding sequence ATGAGAATTTCAATCTATCAGAATAAGAGTGCTCGATCGCAAAAAGTGAGTGATAATTTAAAAATTTTATTGTCGGAGCATGCGGAACGCTTTATTTTTGATGACGTTAATCCTGAAGTAGTAATTAGTATTGGCGGAGATGGTACCCTGCTATCAGCATTTCAACAATATTTAGATCAGATCGATCAATTACGCTTTGTGGGGGTACATACTGGACACTTAGGGTTCTATGCCGATTGGCAAGAATTTGAACTAGCTGAGTTAGTGGAATCTTTATTGGCAGCACAGCCACAAACCATTCAGTATCCATTACTGGAATCATTGGTGAAATATCGAAATGGTACTCAGAAAAGAATTTTATCAATGAATGAGGCGGCGTTAAAACAAATTTCAGGGACTTTAGCTGCTGATGTATTAATTGATGGAGAATTATTTGAAAGATTTCGTGGTGATGGTCTAACTGCTGCAACGCCAACGGGATCAACGGCTTATAATAAAGCTATCGGTGGGGCGGTGATGAATCCTAGTTTAGCAAGTATCCAATTGTCAGAAATTGCCTCCATCAATAATCGGGTATTTCGGACATTGGGATCACCTTTGGTGGTCGGTCCAGAAGAGGTAATTCGTATTGTGCCATTTAATGTCGATAATGAAATTATTTTAAGTCATGATCATTTAAATGAAACTACGGACCAGATTGAATGGATTGAATTTAGAGTGGCAAAAGAACAAGTTTCTTTTGCCAGTTACCGGCATACACCGTTTTGGCGTCGCGTACGAAACAGTTTTATTGGGGATGAGGTAGTTGATTAA
- a CDS encoding polyprenyl synthetase family protein, whose protein sequence is MQFNEFIQQYQPQLEQALDEHLGQPGLNNQLLEAMRYATLNGGKRLRPLLTLAVVKTFGQNPSQYLDVANAVELIHTYSLIHDDLPAMDDDDFRRNKPTVHLKYGEAVAILAGDALQSMAFAWLIDARLHAEQQLKLVQQLALAAGYQGMVGGQFSDMQATNQAEISLNDLAQLHRRKTGALLAYAVVAGGILTDQSQVVQQALGTFGFAFGLAFQIKDDLLDLQQDDTENKQSYPYLLGVAGAKHELMGQLSLAESSLQLLEAETNTEMVLLKDCLHYFDDMVEN, encoded by the coding sequence ATGCAGTTTAATGAATTTATACAGCAATATCAACCTCAGCTAGAACAAGCGTTGGATGAACATTTAGGACAACCTGGGCTTAATAATCAATTGTTAGAGGCGATGCGATATGCTACTTTAAATGGTGGGAAACGGTTGCGACCATTATTAACATTAGCGGTGGTAAAAACTTTTGGACAAAATCCGAGTCAATATTTAGATGTAGCTAACGCAGTGGAATTAATTCATACTTATAGCTTGATTCATGATGATTTGCCAGCAATGGATGATGATGATTTCAGACGTAATAAGCCCACAGTGCATCTTAAGTATGGTGAGGCAGTGGCGATCTTAGCAGGAGATGCTCTACAATCGATGGCATTTGCTTGGTTAATAGATGCTCGTCTGCATGCTGAACAGCAATTAAAATTAGTTCAGCAATTAGCGTTGGCGGCTGGTTATCAGGGCATGGTGGGTGGTCAATTTTCAGATATGCAAGCAACCAATCAAGCAGAAATTTCGCTGAATGATTTAGCGCAGTTGCACCGACGAAAAACAGGAGCGCTCCTTGCTTACGCGGTGGTAGCTGGTGGAATTTTAACCGATCAATCCCAAGTAGTTCAACAAGCCTTGGGTACATTTGGGTTTGCCTTTGGACTAGCATTTCAAATTAAAGATGATTTATTAGATCTGCAACAAGATGATACTGAAAATAAGCAATCCTATCCGTATTTACTCGGAGTAGCCGGTGCGAAACATGAGTTAATGGGGCAATTGTCACTGGCGGAATCTAGTTTGCAATTATTAGAAGCTGAAACAAACACGGAGATGGTGCTTTTGAAAGATTGTTTGCATTATTTCGATGATATGGTGGAGAATTAG